One stretch of Roseovarius mucosus DNA includes these proteins:
- a CDS encoding holin family protein produces the protein MGLIRFLGALFGGGRNVIAETAEVFRPNAEKADMREAAFQQAALSQMAAEFTGAQGLWGQFVDGLNRLPRPAMAFGCIFLFWSAMSDPIWFAERMTGLALVPEPLWALMGAIVAFYFGARELHKFRGTAMQKEAARIIAQAPQVAHSVAQLRALRADSPGAADTGPDAEITLAAVDVTDNPALDDWKRTA, from the coding sequence ATGGGGCTGATCCGATTTCTGGGCGCGCTCTTTGGCGGCGGGCGCAATGTCATTGCCGAGACGGCAGAGGTCTTTCGGCCCAATGCCGAAAAGGCGGATATGCGCGAGGCCGCGTTTCAGCAGGCGGCGCTGAGCCAGATGGCGGCTGAGTTCACCGGCGCGCAGGGCCTTTGGGGCCAGTTCGTGGACGGTCTCAACCGCTTGCCGCGCCCGGCCATGGCCTTTGGCTGCATTTTCCTCTTCTGGTCGGCCATGTCCGACCCGATCTGGTTTGCGGAGCGGATGACCGGCCTCGCCCTCGTGCCCGAACCGCTCTGGGCGCTGATGGGGGCCATTGTTGCCTTCTACTTCGGCGCGCGCGAGCTGCATAAGTTCCGGGGAACCGCGATGCAAAAAGAGGCCGCGCGGATCATCGCACAGGCCCCACAAGTGGCGCACAGCGTCGCCCAATTGCGGGCGCTGCGCGCCGACAGCCCGGGGGCGGCCGATACAGGGCCGGATGCCGAGATCACCTTGGCCGCCGTGGACGTGACAGACAATCCAGCGCTCGACGACTGGAAGCGCACGGCATGA
- a CDS encoding holin-associated N-acetylmuramidase: MQTVRTIAEEIVAREGGFVNDPADPGGATNFGITIHTMRSLGLDLDRDGDVDVADVRLMTRARAVEIFIEHYFVRPRIAELPEALQASVFDMQVNAGSNAVKILQRLVTEMGFPATVDGVIGPATLRAVEAAHDAAPAHIADAYAIARRNYYFRLADARPASRKFARARSGGKGGWIRRAEEFMSARYRMTDADFKERVASWG; the protein is encoded by the coding sequence ATGCAAACAGTCCGAACCATTGCCGAAGAGATTGTCGCCCGCGAAGGCGGCTTTGTGAATGACCCCGCTGATCCCGGCGGGGCCACCAATTTTGGCATCACGATCCACACCATGCGCAGCTTGGGCCTTGATCTCGACCGGGATGGCGACGTGGACGTGGCCGACGTGCGCCTCATGACCCGCGCCCGCGCCGTCGAGATCTTCATCGAGCACTATTTCGTGCGGCCCCGCATCGCGGAACTGCCCGAGGCGCTGCAGGCGAGCGTCTTTGACATGCAGGTCAACGCAGGCTCCAATGCCGTGAAAATCCTGCAGCGCCTCGTCACCGAAATGGGTTTCCCGGCGACTGTCGACGGCGTGATTGGCCCGGCCACCTTGCGCGCGGTTGAGGCCGCCCATGACGCGGCCCCCGCCCATATCGCCGACGCCTACGCGATTGCCCGGCGCAACTACTATTTCCGCCTCGCCGATGCGCGGCCTGCAAGCCGCAAGTTCGCACGCGCCCGCTCAGGCGGCAAAGGCGGCTGGATCAGGCGCGCCGAGGAATTCATGTCAGCGCGCTACCGCATGACGGACGCAGATTTCAAAGAGAGGGTGGCATCATGGGGCTGA